A genomic window from Sporosarcina sp. Marseille-Q4063 includes:
- a CDS encoding small basic family protein — protein MWLPILGLILGVTLGLLSDIHIPQVYGNYLSIAVLAALDTLFGGIRAHLQQVYDDKVFVSGFFFNIALAAGLAFLGVHLGVDLYLAAIFAFGVRLFQNIAVIRRILLAKWTEKRQDSNAENAK, from the coding sequence ATGTGGTTGCCTATATTGGGGTTGATACTCGGTGTAACTCTTGGACTTTTATCAGACATCCATATCCCGCAAGTTTATGGCAATTACTTATCAATCGCCGTTCTAGCTGCGCTGGATACATTGTTTGGCGGAATACGTGCCCATTTACAGCAAGTGTATGATGATAAAGTATTTGTTTCGGGATTCTTCTTTAACATCGCGCTTGCGGCGGGTCTTGCATTTTTGGGCGTACATCTTGGCGTAGACTTATATTTAGCAGCTATTTTCGCATTTGGTGTACGATTGTTTCAAAATATCGCGGTTATTCGAAGAATTCTTCTAGCCAAATGGACGGAAAAAAGACAAGATTCCAATGCGGAAAATGCCAAATGA
- the ftsA gene encoding cell division protein FtsA, translating into MNQSELYVSLDIGSSSVKVLIGEVDGGTLHVIGVGNVQSAGIRKGTIIDIDATVESIKKAVDQAERMTGMQIHEVVLGIPANGVVLQDVKGVVAVSSENREITDDDLDRVMNSAQVMSVPPEREIVNIIPKQFIVDDYGEITDPRGMIGVRLEMDGTLFTTSKTLLHNILRCVERAGLTIRDIFLQPLAAGTFALSDDEKNHGTAFIDIGGGSTTISIFGDDRFMSTSVIPVGGDHITKDLSIILKTPTEQARKIKHQYGHAFYDDASDDELFEVPVIGADSKDQYSQRYISEIIEVRLAELFELILEELYKMGVRDLPGGVVLTGGITKLDGILQLARHILKSRVRVHTPEFIGVREPMYTTAVGLIQYAYMHEAYFGATSDAAPASMVETSATTHTNSNRQPERNQANKPGLFNRAKKVFDNFFE; encoded by the coding sequence TTGAACCAATCAGAATTGTACGTTTCATTAGATATAGGATCATCATCAGTAAAAGTACTAATTGGTGAAGTTGATGGCGGGACTCTACATGTTATTGGAGTAGGGAACGTTCAATCAGCCGGAATTCGAAAAGGAACAATAATTGATATTGACGCGACTGTCGAATCGATTAAAAAAGCTGTTGACCAAGCTGAGCGAATGACAGGTATGCAAATTCATGAAGTGGTATTAGGCATACCAGCCAATGGAGTCGTACTTCAAGATGTTAAAGGCGTAGTAGCGGTAAGTTCAGAAAATCGTGAAATTACTGATGACGATCTTGACCGGGTCATGAATTCGGCACAAGTGATGTCTGTTCCGCCAGAACGAGAAATTGTTAATATAATCCCAAAACAATTTATAGTAGATGATTATGGAGAAATAACAGATCCACGAGGTATGATTGGTGTCCGTTTAGAAATGGACGGGACATTATTTACGACATCGAAAACATTGCTTCATAATATTTTAAGATGCGTTGAACGCGCCGGTTTAACAATACGTGATATCTTTTTACAACCTTTGGCTGCGGGAACATTTGCGCTCTCAGATGATGAGAAAAATCATGGGACTGCATTTATTGATATAGGTGGAGGTTCGACGACCATCTCGATTTTCGGTGATGATCGATTTATGTCTACTAGCGTAATACCCGTAGGCGGCGACCACATTACAAAAGATTTATCAATTATTTTAAAAACACCAACCGAACAAGCAAGGAAAATTAAACATCAATATGGCCATGCATTTTATGATGATGCCTCTGACGATGAGCTTTTCGAAGTTCCGGTAATAGGCGCCGACTCTAAAGATCAATACAGCCAAAGATACATATCAGAGATTATTGAAGTCAGGTTAGCAGAACTTTTCGAACTCATTTTGGAAGAATTATATAAGATGGGCGTTCGTGATTTGCCTGGTGGGGTAGTTTTGACTGGTGGAATTACAAAGCTTGATGGAATTCTTCAGTTAGCTAGACACATATTAAAATCGCGCGTTCGTGTGCATACACCAGAATTCATAGGTGTGAGAGAACCAATGTATACGACTGCGGTCGGGCTTATCCAATATGCTTATATGCATGAAGCATATTTTGGTGCAACATCAGATGCTGCACCCGCTTCGATGGTCGAGACATCTGCAACAACGCATACAAACTCGAATAGACAACCTGAAAGAAATCAAGCAAACAAACCTGGTTTATTTAATCGGGCAAAGAAAGTCTTCGATAACTTTTTCGAATAA
- the ftsZ gene encoding cell division protein FtsZ, protein MLEFETNVDSLAVIKVIGVGGGGNNAVNRMIEHGVEGVEFIAVNTDAQALNLSSAEVKLQIGTKLTRGLGAGANPEVGKKAADESKEQIEEALRGADMVFVTAGMGGGTGTGAAPVIAQVAKELGALTVGVVTRPFTFEGRKRQTQAIGGITAMKESVDTLIVIPNDKLLEIVDKNTPMLEAFREADNVLRQGVQGISDLIAVPGLINLDFADVKTIMSNKGSALMGIGVSTGENRASEAAKKAISSPLLETSIDGAKGVLMNITGGSNLSLFEVQEAADIVASASDEDVNMIFGSVINDNLKDEIIVTVIATGFTEEQLVPTRPSRSAGFGATGQSRPQPREPQIERPRQQPRREEQEQYQQHEPEPVRQQQSNHADDGLDIPTFLRNRQRRK, encoded by the coding sequence ATGCTAGAATTTGAAACGAACGTTGACTCACTGGCAGTCATAAAAGTGATTGGCGTTGGAGGCGGAGGAAATAATGCCGTTAACCGAATGATAGAGCATGGTGTAGAAGGGGTAGAGTTCATCGCGGTGAACACAGATGCTCAAGCACTAAATCTATCATCTGCTGAAGTCAAATTACAAATTGGAACGAAACTAACGCGCGGTCTTGGTGCTGGAGCTAATCCAGAAGTTGGGAAAAAGGCAGCGGATGAAAGTAAAGAACAAATTGAAGAGGCATTACGCGGTGCGGATATGGTGTTCGTGACTGCCGGAATGGGCGGGGGAACGGGTACAGGTGCTGCTCCGGTAATCGCTCAAGTTGCAAAAGAACTTGGTGCGCTCACGGTAGGTGTCGTTACTAGACCATTTACTTTTGAAGGGCGTAAACGTCAAACACAAGCTATTGGCGGTATTACTGCGATGAAAGAATCGGTAGATACGCTAATTGTTATTCCGAATGATAAATTACTCGAAATTGTAGATAAGAATACGCCGATGCTCGAAGCATTCCGTGAAGCGGATAATGTACTCCGACAAGGTGTACAAGGTATATCCGATTTAATTGCTGTCCCAGGATTGATCAACCTTGACTTTGCTGACGTGAAAACGATTATGTCAAATAAAGGTTCAGCTCTAATGGGGATTGGTGTTTCAACAGGAGAAAACCGTGCATCAGAAGCAGCTAAAAAAGCGATCTCAAGTCCATTGCTTGAAACGTCAATTGACGGTGCCAAAGGTGTGCTTATGAATATTACGGGTGGATCTAATCTGAGCCTCTTCGAAGTGCAAGAAGCGGCGGATATTGTCGCGTCTGCATCAGATGAAGATGTCAACATGATTTTTGGTTCAGTTATTAATGATAATTTGAAAGATGAAATTATCGTGACAGTCATTGCGACAGGGTTTACTGAGGAACAATTAGTTCCAACACGCCCTTCAAGAAGCGCAGGCTTCGGTGCAACGGGTCAGAGTCGTCCACAACCTCGTGAGCCGCAGATTGAACGTCCGCGTCAACAACCGCGTCGTGAGGAGCAGGAGCAGTACCAACAACACGAACCAGAACCAGTTCGTCAACAACAGAGCAACCACGCCGATGACGGATTAGATATCCCAACGTTTTTACGTAACCGTCAACGCCGTAAATAA
- a CDS encoding sigma-E processing peptidase SpoIIGA, protein MYGELIIGLNMLFNFVILSFANKVANAGATYGRLLIASLLGAIPVTFFPSSTIAILVSFLCMTIYAFGIGLDQWKNSAIMVLIGAVVAGGLLTVFQTRISTPNGSISIFIYAAVAYISLYLMKSKWLDVRTVRRVSELTADSTLCIWNEKIQLTVFVDSGNSCTEPLSGAPVHFVSFRLLEDAIPDELKKTLLSWDPQGPSTLTEFPEEFLRSIRLIKLMTVQGNSWAVGIKFEKWTIEGGNELEQGYIVLTKDDRRYPNGAGAILHVSAMETIIEERGTVHAA, encoded by the coding sequence ATGTATGGTGAGCTGATTATCGGACTTAATATGCTGTTTAATTTTGTAATTCTCTCATTCGCAAATAAAGTAGCCAATGCTGGAGCGACATATGGACGCCTACTCATAGCCAGTTTACTAGGCGCGATTCCAGTAACATTTTTTCCGTCCTCGACAATAGCTATACTAGTTTCCTTTTTATGTATGACAATCTATGCGTTTGGAATAGGACTGGATCAGTGGAAAAATTCCGCAATCATGGTTCTAATCGGAGCAGTAGTTGCAGGTGGATTACTAACAGTGTTTCAAACTAGAATATCCACACCGAACGGAAGTATCTCAATTTTTATCTACGCGGCTGTCGCCTACATTTCCCTTTATTTAATGAAAAGTAAATGGTTAGACGTTCGAACAGTACGACGTGTTTCAGAATTAACCGCGGACTCGACACTTTGTATATGGAATGAAAAGATTCAGCTTACCGTCTTTGTCGATTCCGGAAATAGTTGCACTGAACCGCTATCAGGAGCACCTGTTCATTTTGTTTCGTTTCGCCTGTTAGAAGATGCTATCCCGGATGAATTAAAAAAAACTTTATTATCTTGGGATCCACAAGGACCTTCTACATTAACGGAATTTCCCGAGGAGTTTTTGAGGAGCATTCGACTTATTAAGCTTATGACGGTGCAGGGAAATTCATGGGCAGTCGGCATCAAATTTGAAAAATGGACAATCGAAGGAGGAAATGAACTCGAACAAGGTTATATCGTTTTAACAAAAGATGATCGCCGCTATCCGAATGGCGCTGGAGCAATTTTACACGTTTCGGCAATGGAAACAATAATTGAAGAAAGGGGAACTGTTCATGCTGCATAA
- the sigE gene encoding RNA polymerase sporulation sigma factor SigE: MLHKAKKWLSIITSFLKRKKNATYYIGGHGALPKPLTREEEAVTIRAFMEGDMDARDTLIEKNLRLVVYIARRFDNTNTHIEDLISIGAIGLIKAIETFKPDKNIKLATYASRCIENEILMHLRKTNRTKSEISFDEPLNSDADGNELLLSDILGTEATIIIDNVERKIERQHMIEAIRTLDDRERYIMACRFGLTGKIEMTQKEVAEMLGISQSYISRLEKKIILELREMLNHPIA, from the coding sequence ATGCTGCATAAAGCAAAAAAGTGGTTGTCGATTATCACATCATTTTTAAAAAGGAAGAAAAACGCTACGTATTATATTGGAGGACATGGTGCACTTCCAAAGCCATTAACCAGGGAGGAAGAAGCGGTAACAATCCGTGCGTTTATGGAAGGAGATATGGATGCCCGCGATACGTTAATTGAAAAGAATTTGCGTCTTGTCGTTTATATTGCGCGTCGATTCGATAATACCAATACACATATTGAAGACCTTATTAGTATTGGAGCAATTGGACTTATAAAGGCGATTGAAACGTTTAAGCCAGATAAAAACATCAAACTTGCGACATATGCTTCACGATGTATTGAAAATGAAATACTAATGCATCTTCGTAAAACAAACAGAACAAAATCGGAAATTTCTTTTGATGAGCCGTTGAACTCTGATGCGGATGGAAATGAACTATTATTGTCGGACATCCTAGGGACAGAGGCTACGATTATTATTGATAATGTCGAGCGCAAAATTGAGCGACAACATATGATTGAAGCAATTCGGACGCTGGACGATCGGGAACGATATATTATGGCTTGCCGTTTTGGATTAACTGGAAAAATCGAAATGACTCAAAAAGAAGTAGCGGAAATGCTCGGTATTTCTCAGTCCTATATATCACGTCTTGAAAAAAAGATTATATTGGAATTACGTGAAATGTTAAATCACCCAATTGCATAA
- the sigG gene encoding RNA polymerase sporulation sigma factor SigG, producing MARTRVEICGIDTSELPLLSNEVMRETFVRLQSGDMSAREELVIGNLRLVLSLVQRFIYRGEQADDLFQVGCIGLLKSIDNFDLKHNVRFSTYAVPMIIGEIKRHLRDHHAIRVSRSLRDIAYQAMRAREEFINEKQQEPRLSDLEDATGIPADEILYALDAIQDPMSLHEPMNGGEGDPVFLMDQLQDKTVSEERWLTYVSVKETVSSMNERQQNILSKRFYLGQTQTEIAQELGISQAQISRLEKSAIKTIRDGMEQDI from the coding sequence ATGGCACGTACAAGAGTTGAAATATGCGGAATCGATACATCTGAATTGCCATTACTCTCGAACGAAGTAATGCGAGAAACATTTGTCCGATTACAAAGTGGTGACATGTCCGCGAGGGAAGAACTTGTAATTGGAAATTTACGCTTAGTTCTAAGCCTAGTTCAAAGATTCATTTACCGAGGTGAACAAGCGGATGATTTGTTTCAAGTTGGGTGTATTGGACTTTTAAAGTCAATTGATAACTTTGATTTGAAACACAATGTTCGGTTTTCAACGTATGCTGTTCCAATGATAATAGGAGAGATCAAAAGGCATTTACGCGATCATCATGCAATTCGGGTGTCAAGATCGCTTCGAGATATCGCGTATCAAGCAATGAGAGCGAGAGAAGAATTTATAAACGAAAAACAACAAGAACCGCGACTCTCCGATTTGGAAGATGCGACAGGAATACCGGCAGATGAAATTCTTTATGCACTTGATGCAATACAAGATCCAATGTCGCTCCATGAACCAATGAACGGGGGCGAAGGTGATCCCGTGTTCTTGATGGACCAACTACAAGATAAGACTGTATCCGAAGAAAGATGGCTGACATATGTTTCGGTAAAAGAGACGGTTTCATCAATGAACGAACGACAACAAAATATCCTTTCAAAGCGATTTTACCTCGGTCAGACGCAAACGGAAATTGCTCAAGAACTCGGTATTTCGCAAGCACAAATTTCTAGACTTGAAAAGAGTGCGATTAAGACAATTAGAGATGGGATGGAACAAGATATCTAA
- a CDS encoding PRC-barrel domain-containing protein, which produces MKFSEIQKKEVIDATKGSFLGYVQDATIDVANGKVESLHVNIGERSLFFDSKQKNVKKIRLKDISIIGKDIVLVGKKGGKE; this is translated from the coding sequence ATGAAGTTTTCCGAAATTCAAAAAAAAGAAGTGATTGACGCTACGAAAGGTTCTTTTCTTGGTTATGTTCAAGACGCGACAATTGATGTCGCGAACGGGAAAGTAGAATCTTTACACGTTAACATTGGAGAAAGAAGTCTTTTTTTCGATTCGAAACAAAAAAACGTGAAGAAAATTCGCCTGAAGGATATTTCAATAATCGGGAAAGATATTGTGCTCGTTGGCAAGAAAGGTGGAAAAGAATGA
- a CDS encoding YggS family pyridoxal phosphate-dependent enzyme, with protein MGNLQKRIQEIKENISEACNKVGREQSEVTVVAVTKSVSVQRAAEVVHEGIINLGENRAEGLVQKQRDMQDSDVSWHYIGNIQSRKVRDIVGDISYLHSLSRKSIAKEIQKRASKPINCFVQVNVSGEESKSGVSPENLESFINELADFDKIRVVGLMTMAPNTEDEALIRSVFSEMKVLRDRFMEKNMPHAPCTELSMGMSNDYTIAIEEGATFVRIGTALVGLESEGVR; from the coding sequence ATGGGCAATCTTCAAAAACGTATACAGGAAATTAAAGAAAATATTTCAGAAGCATGTAATAAAGTTGGAAGAGAGCAATCCGAAGTTACTGTTGTTGCTGTAACGAAAAGTGTTTCCGTGCAAAGAGCGGCGGAAGTCGTTCATGAAGGAATCATAAATCTTGGTGAAAACCGCGCCGAAGGTCTCGTCCAGAAACAGCGAGACATGCAAGATTCAGATGTCTCATGGCATTATATCGGGAATATTCAAAGCAGAAAAGTTCGGGATATTGTTGGAGACATAAGCTACCTGCATTCATTAAGTAGAAAAAGCATCGCAAAAGAAATTCAAAAGCGAGCCTCCAAACCGATTAATTGTTTCGTGCAAGTAAATGTTTCGGGAGAAGAGTCTAAATCGGGTGTTTCACCGGAGAATCTAGAAAGCTTTATAAATGAACTAGCTGATTTTGATAAGATTCGCGTCGTCGGTTTAATGACAATGGCACCAAATACTGAAGATGAAGCATTAATTCGTTCGGTTTTCAGTGAGATGAAAGTTCTCCGAGATCGATTCATGGAAAAAAATATGCCGCATGCGCCTTGCACAGAACTTTCAATGGGCATGTCGAATGATTATACGATTGCAATCGAGGAAGGCGCGACGTTCGTACGAATTGGAACTGCACTAGTCGGATTAGAAAGTGAGGGTGTCAGATGA
- a CDS encoding YggT family protein, whose amino-acid sequence MVQFIVILADLISNAITLFSFLLIAYILMSWVPSMREGKFGQLLGKIVDPYLSFFRQFIPPLGMIDISPIVAIFALRFIDRGVATIFNMIIQAIY is encoded by the coding sequence ATGGTTCAATTTATAGTAATATTAGCTGATTTAATAAGCAACGCAATTACATTATTTAGTTTCCTGCTTATCGCCTATATTTTAATGTCTTGGGTACCATCAATGCGGGAAGGTAAATTCGGTCAATTATTGGGTAAAATTGTTGATCCGTATTTATCTTTTTTCCGGCAGTTCATCCCGCCGCTCGGGATGATTGATATTTCGCCGATTGTCGCGATCTTTGCTTTGCGTTTTATTGACAGGGGCGTAGCAACTATTTTTAATATGATCATTCAAGCAATTTATTAA
- a CDS encoding RNA-binding protein — protein sequence MDSIMQHFRKDEQPFIEMAMGWVREVENSYAPKLTDFLDPRERFIMDSLIGGTDILVESYGAYPESERMRVLLFPSYYVPEPTDFEVTVFRVKYATKFLTLEHKDVLGSLMSLGIDRAKFGDIQLAGDEVQFAVVSDLKDYITANFNAIGKAKVSVEEVENKEELIATLDTWVESLQIVSSMRLDAVIASLLNLSRQKASVLIRSDRVRVNWATQNDPSAELYESDMLSIRGSGRFKIIAVEGRTRKDKVRLLTGHLE from the coding sequence GTGGATTCAATCATGCAGCATTTTAGAAAAGATGAACAACCTTTCATTGAAATGGCTATGGGATGGGTACGAGAAGTGGAAAACTCATATGCGCCTAAATTGACTGATTTTCTAGATCCTAGGGAGCGCTTTATCATGGATTCGCTAATTGGCGGAACTGATATTTTAGTCGAATCTTACGGTGCTTATCCAGAAAGCGAAAGAATGAGGGTATTACTATTTCCAAGTTATTACGTTCCAGAACCAACTGATTTCGAAGTGACGGTATTTCGCGTGAAATATGCAACGAAATTTCTAACGCTCGAGCATAAGGATGTTCTTGGATCACTTATGTCGCTTGGAATCGATCGTGCGAAATTTGGCGATATCCAACTGGCAGGGGATGAAGTGCAATTTGCCGTAGTCTCCGATTTAAAAGATTATATAACAGCAAACTTTAATGCGATTGGAAAGGCAAAAGTTTCTGTTGAAGAAGTTGAAAACAAGGAAGAGTTGATTGCTACACTTGATACATGGGTTGAATCGCTGCAAATAGTTAGTTCAATGCGACTTGACGCTGTTATCGCATCGCTATTAAATCTTTCCCGACAAAAAGCTTCAGTATTAATCCGTAGCGATAGAGTAAGAGTGAACTGGGCAACACAAAATGATCCATCAGCCGAGCTATATGAATCGGATATGTTATCAATTCGAGGTTCGGGGCGATTCAAAATTATTGCGGTAGAAGGAAGAACACGAAAAGATAAAGTTCGACTTCTAACGGGGCATCTAGAATAG
- a CDS encoding DivIVA domain-containing protein: MALSPLDIHNKEFSRSMFRGYDEDEVNEFLEQVLKDYENVLEEKKTLENSLKQSTEQVTHFNTIETTLQKSILTAQEAAEDVRRNSMKEAKLIIKEAEKNADRIVNEALSRAQKIAVEIEDLKKQSKVFRNRFKMLIEAQLDLVQSSDWDELLEYKVDAEKLHKVAEER, translated from the coding sequence ATGGCATTATCACCGCTTGATATACATAATAAAGAGTTTAGTCGATCAATGTTTCGTGGGTATGATGAAGATGAAGTCAATGAATTTTTGGAACAAGTACTTAAAGATTATGAAAATGTACTTGAAGAAAAAAAGACGTTGGAAAATAGTTTAAAACAATCAACAGAGCAAGTGACTCATTTCAATACAATTGAAACGACACTCCAAAAGTCGATTCTCACGGCGCAAGAAGCTGCAGAAGACGTTCGACGCAACTCAATGAAAGAAGCAAAGTTGATTATTAAAGAAGCGGAGAAAAATGCAGACCGCATTGTTAACGAAGCGCTTTCGCGTGCACAGAAAATTGCCGTGGAAATTGAAGACTTGAAAAAACAGTCCAAAGTTTTCCGAAATCGTTTTAAAATGCTCATTGAAGCGCAATTGGATTTAGTCCAGTCAAGTGACTGGGATGAGTTGCTTGAGTACAAGGTAGATGCGGAAAAACTTCATAAAGTCGCAGAAGAGCGATAA
- the ileS gene encoding isoleucine--tRNA ligase, with product MDYKDTLLMPNTKFPMRGNLPNKEPEMQTKWEEMDIYGKVQERTKDRPFFVLHDGPPYANGDLHMGHALNKVLKDMIVRFKSMTGYNAPYVPGWDTHGLPIEQALVNTGVKRSDHSVAEFRKMCEEYALKQIDNQRTQFKRIGVRGDWDNPYITLKPEFEARQIEVFGEMAKKGYIYKGLRPVFWSPSSESALAEAEIEYQDKRSPSIYVSFPVKDGRGVLENDVQFLIWTTTPWTIPANLGITVHPEFNYIIVKVGEEKFLIAEDLLSFVAGEIGWEDYTVEHVIKGVELDRIKAKHPLYDRDSLIMLGDHVTIDAGTGCVHTAPGHGEEDFYVSRTYGIDALCPVDDRGVMTDEAPGFEGLFYDDANKAVSEALDKVGALEKLSFVTHSYPHDWRTKKPVIFRATAQWFASIETFRDDLLTAIKETKFTPSWGETRLYNMVRDRGDWCISRQRVWGVPIPVFYAENGDSIITEDTIARVSELFREHGSNIWFEWDAKDLLPEGFVHEGSPNGAFTKETDIMDVWFDSGSTHQGVLEERDDLVYPADLYLEGSDQYRGWFNSSLTTSVAINGHAPYKGLLSHGFTLDGNGRKMSKSVGNVIVPEKVMNQFGAEILRLWVSSVDYTADVRVSDSNFKQVGEVYRKIRNTFRFVHGNTSDFNPNTDSVAFEDLRPVDQYVYVKLQGLIKEVRQAYEDYEFAAVYHAVNNFCTGILSSFYLDIAKDVVYIENKEHPHRRAMQTVMYESLFALVKLLAPILPHTAEEMWSHLEHVEEESVQLTDMPEAQDLGEKVAQLEERFATLMTVRDDVLKALEVARSDKGIGKSLEAKVTVFVPEELNDIFKADDIDYAQFFIVSKFIEGEFASTPENALKLDTVSVLVEKADGEKCDRCWTISETVGKDETHPEICTRCAEVVKKYYS from the coding sequence ATGGATTACAAAGATACATTATTGATGCCGAATACAAAATTCCCGATGCGCGGGAATTTACCGAACAAAGAACCGGAAATGCAAACGAAATGGGAAGAGATGGACATTTACGGCAAGGTGCAAGAACGCACCAAAGATCGACCGTTTTTTGTTTTGCATGACGGACCGCCGTATGCAAATGGTGATTTACACATGGGTCATGCGCTAAACAAAGTGCTGAAAGACATGATTGTTCGTTTTAAATCGATGACTGGATATAACGCACCTTATGTTCCGGGTTGGGATACGCATGGTTTGCCAATTGAGCAAGCGCTCGTTAACACTGGCGTGAAAAGAAGTGATCATTCAGTTGCTGAGTTCCGAAAAATGTGTGAAGAATATGCACTTAAACAAATTGATAACCAACGCACACAATTTAAACGTATTGGCGTGCGTGGAGATTGGGATAATCCATACATCACCCTAAAACCTGAATTCGAAGCACGTCAAATTGAAGTTTTCGGTGAAATGGCTAAGAAGGGCTATATTTATAAAGGGTTGCGCCCGGTATTTTGGTCTCCGTCAAGTGAATCAGCATTAGCCGAAGCGGAAATTGAATATCAAGATAAAAGATCACCTTCTATCTATGTTAGTTTCCCGGTTAAAGATGGACGCGGCGTACTTGAAAATGATGTACAGTTTTTAATCTGGACGACGACACCTTGGACAATTCCGGCAAACCTTGGAATTACAGTCCACCCAGAATTTAATTATATTATTGTTAAGGTCGGGGAAGAAAAATTCCTGATTGCGGAAGACTTACTGTCATTCGTGGCAGGAGAAATCGGTTGGGAAGACTATACGGTTGAACATGTGATAAAAGGCGTTGAATTAGATCGCATCAAAGCTAAACACCCATTGTACGATCGCGATTCACTGATTATGCTCGGCGATCACGTTACAATTGACGCTGGTACAGGTTGTGTTCATACAGCTCCGGGACACGGGGAAGAAGACTTTTATGTTTCTCGTACTTATGGTATTGACGCATTATGTCCAGTCGATGATCGTGGAGTTATGACAGATGAAGCACCAGGATTCGAAGGTCTTTTCTACGATGATGCAAATAAAGCAGTTTCAGAAGCCCTGGATAAAGTCGGCGCACTTGAAAAATTATCATTTGTGACTCACTCGTACCCGCATGATTGGAGAACGAAAAAACCTGTTATTTTCCGTGCAACTGCACAGTGGTTTGCTTCCATCGAGACATTCCGCGACGACTTGCTAACTGCAATTAAAGAAACGAAATTCACGCCTTCATGGGGAGAAACACGCCTTTACAATATGGTCCGCGACCGCGGAGACTGGTGTATTTCACGTCAACGCGTTTGGGGAGTCCCAATTCCTGTTTTTTATGCAGAAAATGGCGATTCAATTATTACAGAAGATACGATTGCACGCGTGTCCGAATTGTTCCGCGAACACGGTTCTAATATTTGGTTTGAGTGGGATGCGAAAGACTTGCTGCCAGAAGGATTTGTGCATGAAGGCAGCCCGAATGGCGCATTTACTAAAGAAACGGATATTATGGATGTTTGGTTTGACTCGGGTTCAACACATCAAGGCGTTCTTGAAGAAAGAGATGATCTTGTCTATCCTGCTGATTTGTACTTGGAAGGATCCGATCAGTACCGCGGATGGTTTAACTCTTCGCTTACAACGAGTGTAGCGATTAACGGTCATGCGCCTTACAAAGGTTTATTAAGCCACGGATTTACGCTTGATGGCAATGGACGCAAGATGAGTAAGTCTGTTGGTAACGTAATCGTGCCAGAAAAAGTAATGAATCAATTTGGAGCGGAGATTCTTCGCTTATGGGTATCTTCAGTAGATTATACTGCGGATGTTCGCGTTTCGGATTCAAACTTTAAACAAGTCGGGGAAGTATACCGGAAAATCCGTAACACCTTCCGTTTTGTTCACGGAAACACATCTGACTTTAATCCAAATACAGACAGCGTTGCATTTGAAGATCTTCGCCCGGTTGATCAATATGTCTACGTCAAACTACAAGGTTTGATCAAAGAGGTTCGTCAGGCATATGAAGACTATGAATTTGCAGCTGTATATCATGCGGTGAATAATTTCTGTACGGGAATTTTAAGCTCATTCTATCTAGATATTGCAAAAGATGTTGTTTATATTGAAAACAAAGAACACCCACATCGTCGTGCAATGCAGACGGTCATGTATGAATCATTGTTTGCTTTGGTAAAATTATTAGCACCAATTCTACCGCATACTGCAGAAGAAATGTGGTCGCATCTTGAGCATGTCGAAGAAGAAAGTGTTCAATTGACAGATATGCCAGAAGCACAGGACTTAGGTGAGAAAGTTGCGCAATTGGAAGAGCGTTTCGCAACATTGATGACTGTTAGAGACGATGTACTGAAAGCTCTTGAAGTGGCGCGAAGTGATAAAGGTATCGGGAAATCATTAGAAGCGAAAGTGACGGTTTTCGTTCCTGAAGAATTAAACGATATCTTTAAAGCAGACGATATCGATTATGCACAATTCTTCATCGTTTCGAAATTCATCGAAGGCGAGTTCGCATCTACACCGGAAAATGCGCTTAAACTAGATACAGTAAGTGTCCTAGTTGAAAAAGCAGACGGTGAAAAATGCGATCGTTGCTGGACAATTTCTGAAACAGTCGGTAAGGATGAAACACATCCAGAAATTTGTACGCGCTGTGCAGAAGTTGTTAAGAAATATTATTCTTAA